The DNA sequence GAGGTGCGCGCCCGGGGCCTGCTCGTCGCCGTCGCGGGACGGCGGGGAACCGAGCCGTTTGTCTGCGTAACGGGGGTGGTCGACGCATTCATGGGAAACCTGGGCATCCGTCCCGCCGTGCCGGTGCTGATCGGCGACCTCGACCGGGCGAGAGACGTGGAGAAGATCGGCGGGGTTGAGGACGACGTCCGGGCGGCGTTACGCGCGCTGCTTGCTCCCCGAGACGAAGGATAATATAGCATCCGTCCCCCACCGATGATGCATGGCAGAAGTGACTGTTGAGATTGTCGGGTTTGCGGAATCCGAATGCGGCCCGTTTCCCTGCGACGAGACGAGATCCTGCGGCCTTGAGACCTGCTACCCGTCCAATAGCCTGATGGACGCCATCAGCGCTCTGCGCGACGAACTTCTCGCCGGCTACGGCGAGAAGGTCGAGGTGAAGACGACGCTGATCGACGAAGAGGTGCCCGACCACATCAGGGAGATCATCGAGGAACGCCACCCTCCTATCCCGATCGTTCTCGTCAACGGAAGGCTTACGTCGATCGGGAGGGTCTCGCTCGATCTGATAAAAGAAGAGATTGATTATGCGCTTGAAGAGTCCTAGAATATCTTCGTCAACTCTCCGGTCGCAAGGTCGAAGTACAGGCCGTGAAGTTTGACCCGTCCCTCTTTTTCCGCAGCCATGACCGGCGGGTAGGTTCGGAGGTGCTCAAGCTGCAGGGCGACGTTCTCGATCTCGATGAGACGCAGCCGGTTCTTCTCTTCTTCGGGATTCTTCGGCGCCGGGATTCTGGCATCGACCCGGTTTTTCGCCTCCATCGCGTTATTCAGCCAGAGCGGGACATACGCGTCCTTGCTCTCGTGGTCCAGCGCCTTTATGGCGCCGCAGTCGGAGTGTCCGCAGATGACGATATCCCCGACCTTGAGGTGCTTGACTGCGTACTCGAGCACGGTCGCGAAGTTCCAGTCGTGAATCGGGACGATGTTGCCGATGTTCCGCTGTACGAAGAGTTGCCCGGCTTTCGCGCCGGTGATGCGCTCGGGATTCACTCTTGAGTCGGAGCATCCTATCCAGAGAACCTCCGGGTGCTGGCTTGACGCAAGCGGAGCGTAATGTTCGGGATCTTTTGCGAAATCTTCTTCCAGAAATCGCTTGTTACCATCAAGAAATTTCTCTATCATCCGTATACTCCGTAAGGCTGATATGGGCGACCGTCTCGGACGAGTGCGCCTCGAAGAGGGATTACTCCCGGGATTTAAAAATGTATACGCCAGGGTATTGTGGGGAGATGAGCCGGGAAAACAAACGGTGTTCCGGCCCCGGACGAGGCCTGACACGCTGGAACAACCCTGTACATGAATGCCCGGATCGGGGGTGCAGGATACCGGATATACCGCGAGAAGAAGACTAAACCCCTTAACAGAGCCAGGTTGTTTAAATAACTATCCTCTGCCGGGGTCGCAATACCGGCAGAGGAGTATGCGCTCCCTTGAGGGGGGAGTTGCGGAACCGTTCGTGACTGCGATGGGTTCCCGGCAAAAAAAGAGGTTATCTCTGGACGGCGCCGAGGTTCGCCTGCTCGACGGTACGCACGTACCGGGCGAGCACGCCCGTAAGCCGGCGGGCCGGCGGCTTCCAGGCCCGGCGCCGTTCTTCCAGGGTCGCTGCATCGACCAGGAGGTCGAGGCTTTTTGCGTAGAGGTCGACCGCGATCTCGTCGCCGTCCTCCACGAGGCCGATCGGCCCGCCGACCGCGGCCTCGGGGGCGACGTGCCCGATGCACGGGCCCCGGGTGCCGCCCGAGAAGCGTCCGTCCGTCACCAGGGCGACCCGGGCGTAGCCGAGGCCCATCAGCGCCGAGGTCGGCGAGAGCATCTCCGGCATCCCGGGGCCTCCCCGCGGCCCCTCGTAGCGGATCACGATCACATCGCCCTCCGCGATCTCGCGGTGGAGGATCGCCTCCATCGCGGCATCTTCCCCGTCAAAGACCCGTGCCGGCCCCTGGTGCCGCCACATCGCCTCCGGGACGGCGGCGCACTTGACGACGGCGCCGTCGGGGGCGAGCGACCCGCGCACGATCTTCAGACCGCCGGCGGGGCTGACCGGGGCGTCGGCCGTCCGGATCACGTCCGGGTCGGCGACCCGGGCGTTCTTCGCGATCTCGAGGACCGACCGGCCCGAGACCGTCGGGGCGTCTTCGAGGTAGCGCTCGAGCATCTTCAAGACCGCGGGGATTCCTCCCGCCCGGTGGAGGGCGAGCATGGAGTGCGGTCCGCCGGGCTGCATGTGGCAGACGTGGGGTGTCGCCCCGGCGACGGCGTTGAAGGTTTCAAGGTCGAGGGGGACACCCGCCTCCCCGGCGACGGCCATCAGGTGGAGCACCGTGTTCGACGACCCGCCGAGCGCCATGTCCACCCGGATTGCGTTCGCGAGGCTTGCTTCGGTGACGATATCCCGCGGGCGGACACCCTCCCGGACCAGATCGACCGCCCGCTCCCCGCTCTCACGGGCTATGCGGAGTTTTGCGGCGTCGACGGCGGGGATTGCCGCGCAACCCGGAAGGGAGAGGCCCAGCGCCTCGGTCACGCACGCCATGGTGTTTGCGGTGTAGAGCCCCTGGCAGCTGCCGCACCCGGGCATCGCCGCGCACTCGAGCTCCCCGAGTTCCTCCTCGCTCATCGTGCCGGCGGCGACGCGGCCCACGCCCTCGAAGACGTCGATCAGGGAGAGTTCCCTGCCCGCCGCGTAGCCGGGGAGCATCGGGCCGCCGGTGACGACGATCGTCGGGACGTTGCACCGCACCGCCGCCATGAGCATGCCGGGGACGATCTTGTCGCAGGTGCCGACACAGACGAGACCGTCGAACCGGTGCGCCTCGACCATCAGCTCGACGGCGTCGGCGATGTTCTCCCGCGAGGGAAGGGAGTAGCGCATCCCCTCGTGGCCCATCGCGATTCCGTCGCAGATGCCGATGGTCCCGAACTCGAACGCCACGCCGCCCGCGGCCGCGACGCCCTCCTGCACCTTCTGCGAGAGGGACCGGAGGTGGGTGTGCCCGGGGACGATCGTGTTGTATGCGTTTGCTATCCCGATGAAGGGCTGATCCATCTCACGGTCAGTCACGCCGAGCGACCTGAGCAGTGCCCGGTTCGGAGCACGCTGGTAGCCTTTCTTAACCGTCTCACTCCGCATGGTAATCCTCGTATGAGAATACGCGCGTGGAAAGAAAAGAGTATTCCGGCTGTCGGGGTGTGGTGCAGAAGGAGGTTTTCCTGCATGGTGAATGGGGGTGGTTTGTCCGGACATTCGGGTTGCGTCGTGATGGCTTTTACGTCTCTTCTTGCGCCCGTCCTGTTCGCGGCCGCCCAGACTCGTGCACGGCTTCCCAGTGGATATCGCACCTTCGGTGCTCCAGCTCCGTTCCTGCCGGAACGTCGCGTATCGCCACGCGGGGAGGGGCTGACGGGGAGTGCGGCGTTCCGCCAGGAACGGAGCTCGACCACCGTTAGGTGGGGAGGGGGGAGCATCCCCCCTCCCCTGTCTCCCCCTTATAGGGCATATCTGTAAACCCCACCCGAAGACCTACGGTCTTCTCAAGCTCCGGACGTCCCGTCCGTCGCACCCCGCCCGGCCTCCGGCCTCCTCCGCACCTTCGGTGCTCAAACTCCTGCCGTCCGCTACGCTCCCGGCAGTCGTTCCCCGCCCCTTGGGGCGGGGGCAGTGCGTGGTGATATGCGACTGGCCGAAGGGCAGAAGCAGAAGAGAACACGAAGCATTTCCGAGTGGCGATGGTGCGCAAAAATCCATTGTTCACTGAGCGTTCAAACTGTGCAAAAAAGAGGAGGATATGGAATCCGTTTCACCCCTCACCCCTCGTAGAGCTCCACCACCCCGCCGATGACGATCACCGCCGGGGGGCAGACGCCTGCGGCGCGGGCTTTTTCGGCGATGTCGGCAAGCGTCCCGACCGTCACGCGCTGGTCCGGCCGGAGACCCCGCTCGATGATCGCCACCGGGGTTGCGGGGTCCTTGCCGTGCGCCGTGAGGGCTTCTGCGATGGCCGGGAGGTTCTTTACCCCCATCAGGATCACGAGGGTCCCCTTCAGGCGGGCGAGGACCTCCCAGTCGAGGGCGGACTCGGGCTTCGTGGGGTCCTCGTGCCCGGTGATGAAGGTCACCTGCGACGCGTACCGCCGGTGGGTGACCGGGATGCCGACCATCTCCGGGACGGCGATGGCGCTCGTCACCCCCGGCACCACCTCGACCCTGATGCCGTGCTCCCGGAGCGTCTCAATCTCCTCGCCGCCGCGGCCGAAGAGGAACGGGTCGCCCCCTTTCAGGCGCACGACCGTTTTGCCCGCCTTCACCCGCTCGACCATCAGCGCCTCGATCTCGTGCTGCTCCAGGGTGTGGCTGCCGCCGTACTTCCCGCAGTCGATCCGTTCCGCGTTCCTCGGGAGCGTCGCAAGGACCTCCTCGCCCGGGAGCTGGTCGTAGAGGATCACGTCCGCGGCGTCGATCACCTCGCGGGCCCGTATCGTCATGAGGCCGAGCCCGCCCGGCCCGGAACCTACAAGATATGCTTTTCCTGTCATGGTTTCACCCCGAGGGCCGTATAGGCCTCCCGGATCAGGGCGGCCGCCTGCACACGCAGCGCCCGCCCCCACTCCCGGGCTTCGCCGACGGTCGCGACGTGCCGCTCGATCCGCTCCCACCGGGAACCGTCGAGCGCGAGCACCTCGGCGATCAGGTTCCCGTCCCGGCAGTAGATTCCCTGCGGGGTGAAGCACCCGCCGCCGACCTCCTCCATGACGGCACGCTCGATCTCCACGTCGAGGCGAGTCGGCGCATGATCGAGGGGCGCGAAGGTCCCGGCGACGGCCGGGTCGTCCCGGCAGACGACCGCGACGGTGCCCTGGTTTGGGGACGGGACGAACCGGTCCGTGGGGAGCGGCTCTCCGGGCAGCCGGAGGCCGAGGCGCTCGAGGCCCGCCTCCGCGAGCACGACGGCGTCGTACTGCCCCTCGCGAAGTTTCCGTATCCGCGTATCGACGTTCCCCCGGAGCTGTTTCACCTCAAGCGCCGGGGCGTCGCGGAGGAGCTGGGCGCGGCGCCGGGTGCTCGACGACCCGACAACGCTGACCGCATCGAGGGGGCACTCGTGCGCGAGGAAGTCCGCCGGCGAGTCCCGCTCGAGCACCGCGCAGCAGGTGAGCCCCGCCGGGCGGGCTGCGGGGATGTCTTTCATGCTGTGCACCGCGGCGTCGATATCGCCGCGGAGGATCGCGTCGTCGAGCGCCCGCACGAAGACTCCCTGTCCACCGATGGCGTGGAGCGGGACTCCGGTCGCGGTGTCGCCCTCCGTCGTGATCGTAACAATCTCCGCCTCGATACCCCGGTCGGCGAGCATGCCGACCACCTTGTTCGTCTGTGCAAGCGCGAGAGCGCTTCCCCGTGTGCCTATGCGAAGAGACATGATCCGTATGCTTCCGCTATCTGTTCGATATCCTGCTCTGTGTGCGCGGCGGAGAGGAAGTTCGTCTCGAACTGCGACGGCGGGAGGAAGATCCCGGCGTCAAGCATCCCCTTCCAGAACCGCGAAAACGCCTCCGTGTCGCATTCCTTGATCTCCCGGTAGTCCTGCGGCGGCTCGTCCCTGAAGAAGTGCTTGAAGAGCGATCCTATCCTGACGAATGTTCCTCTGCCCGCATCCGCGGCGACCTCTCCGATCGCCCGCGTGGCGTCGTCGAGCCGCCGGTAGACCTCCGGGTGCTCGTGAAGGTGGCGGAGGGTCGCATACCCCGCCGCGAGGCTTGCCGGGTTGCCGCTGAACGTGCCTGCCTGGTAGACCGGGCCGGCGGGAGCGATCAGTTCCATGATCTCGCGCCGCCCCCCGAACGCCCCGATGGGGAGGCCGCCGCCGATGATCTTGCCGAACGTGGCCAGATCCGGCTTCACCCCGTAAAGCACCTCCGCGCCGCCGATCCCGACCCGGTAGCCGGTGATCACCTCGTCGAGGATGAGGAGGACGTCGTAAGCGGCGGTGATCTCCCGGACGTCGGTGAGGTAGCCGTCGTCGGGGAGCACCGGGCCGATGTTGCCCATGACCGGCTCGAGGATGAACGCGGCGACGTCGTCGTTTTCGGCGAGCAGCGTCTCAAGCGCCCCAGGGTCGTTGTAGGGAACCTGCCGGGTATGCGCCACGAGGTCCACGAGGACGCCTGCGGAGTCGGGAACCCCGAGGGTGGTCGCCCCCGACCCGGCCTTGACGAGAACAGCATCGTGGGCGCCGTGGAACCCGCCTTCGACCTTGATGATGTCCTGTTTTTCCGTGTAGCCGCGGGCGAGCCGGATCGCGGCCATCGTAGCCTCCGAGCCCGACGAGACGAACCGGACCATATCGACCGCAGGGTGGTCGGCGGTGATGACTCCCGCAAGATCGAGTTCGAGCGGCGTCGGCGTGCCGTAGAGCCACCCCTTCTCGAGCTGGCGCTCGATCGCCTCCCGGATGTCCGGATGGGCGTGGCCGAGGATGAGGGGGCCGTAGCCGAGGCAGCAGTCGATGAGATCGGCACCGTCGACGGTTGCGAGGTGCGACCCTGCAGCGCGTTCCGTGTAGAACGGATACGGCTTGATCGCCCGGACGGGGCTGCTGACGCCGCCAGGCATCAGGGTTTTTGCGCGGGCGAAGAGATCACTGCTCTTCATCGAGCCACCCCGCCGCATCTTCTGCAAAGTAGGTGATGATCAGGTCGGCCCCGGCGCGCTTGATGGCGGTGAGGCTCTCGAGGGCGACGGCCCGCTCATCCAGCCACCCACGCTCTGCGGCCGCCTTGATCATCGCGTATTCCCCGCTGACCTGGTAGGCCGCCACCGGCAGGCCGAACTCTCTGATGGAGGTGAGAATGTCGAGATAGAGCCCGGCCGGCTTGACCATCAGGATATCCGCTCCTTCGGCCGCGTCGAGTTCCGACTCCATCACCGCCTCCCGGGCGTTGCCCGGGTTGATCTGGTAGGTCGTCCGGTCGCCGAAACTGAATCCCGAGTCAGCAGCATCGCGGAACGGCCCGTAAAGGGCGCTCGCGAACTTCGATGAGTAGGACATGATCGGGACGTCCTGGTACCCGGCGGCATCGAGAGCCTCCCGGATCGATCGCACCATCCCGTCGAGCATGCACGACGGCGCGACGATATCGGCACCGCTCTCTGCGTGGGAGACGGCTATTTGCGCCATCAGCGTAAGCGAGGGATCGTTCAAGAGGTCAGGGCCGTCGGCCGTTTCTCCAACAATGCCGCAGTGGCCGTGGTCGGTGTACTCGCAGGCGCAGACGTCGGTCATGACGACCATCTGCGGCAACCGCTCCTTGATGCTCCGGACGGCCCGCTGGACGACGCCGTCTGCCGCGTAGGCTTCGGTCGCCTCGCCGTCTTTTGCAGCCGGGACCCCGAAGAGGATCACCGCCCGGATACCGGCGTTCCACAGGCGCACGCAGTAGCCGGTGACACCGTCCACCGGGTGCCGGAACTGCCCCGGCATCGAGGTGATCGAAAGCGGTGCGTTGATCGATTCGTCCACGAAGACCGGCGCAATCAGGTCGGTCTTTCGAAGTTCAGTCTCGCGGAGGAGCGGCTGGACTATCCGCCGCCGCATCCGTCTCATTCGTCTTTCTGGGAACATGGTTCTCCCCGGGTAATCGCCCTCATCAGGGCCTCTGCTGTCGTCATATCGCCGCACTCCGCGCTCGCGCGGATGGCCGTCGTCACGTCGGAGAGGAGCTTTTTGGTGAGCGCACGCGTCAGGTCGTCGACGATCTCCGCCGTGCGGTCGTCCGTCTCTCCCAGGCGGGCGAGCGCACGGTCGCGTTCGCGCGCCCGGATCGACTCCGCCCAGGTGTAGAGGAGGGCGAGCGTCTCGTCGGCCGCGGTCCGCCGGAGGAGCCGGATGAAGTGACCGACCTCCTCGTCGATGATCTCCCGCGCCCTGTCCGCTTCGCACCTCCGGGAGTCCATGGCGGCGTCGTTGATGCTCCGGAGGTCGTCGATGGTGAAGAGGTGCACGCCTTCGATCGACCGCACCCCGTCCTCGACGTCGCGGGGCTGGGCGATATCGATGAGGACCAGGTGACGGGGGTGCCGGTCGAGCGGCCAGAGGCGCTCCTCCATCACCTCCCGGATCTCCTCGGTGCGGATCACCGGGTGCGGTGCGGCTGTGCAGGAGATGACGACGTCGGAGAGCGCGATGTAGCGGTAGAGGTCGCTGAAGTTGACCGCACGCCCCCCGATCTTCTCCGCAAGCACCACCGCGCGCTCGTAGGTCCTGTTGGCGACGTAGATGGCCGTGAGATCCCTGGCGGAGAGCGCCTGCGCCACGAGCAGTCCCATCTCACCGCTCCCGACGACCAGGATGTGCCGGTCGCGCAGGGTGCCGAGGAGTTTCTCTGCAAGCGTCACGGCCGCAGAACCGACGGAGACCGCCCCCCGGTTGATCTGCGTCTGCCGCCGGATCCTGACACCCACGTGCACCGCCTTGGTGATGCAGAGCCCGATAACGCTGCTGCAGACCCCTGCTTCCTCTGCAGTCGCGAGTGCCGTTTTGAGCTGCCCGAGGATCTGGTCCTCGCCGACGACCAGGGAGTCGATGCCCGCGGCCAGCTCCAGGAGGTGGCGGGGCACGGCCTCCCCTTCGATGACCATGAAATCGCGTCTGCCCTGCTCCTGCAGGAACGCTTCCAGGCTTCGTGCATCGCCCTGCACCAGCACCTCGACGCGGTTGCAGGTCTGGAGCAGGAGAACGCCCCTGAACCGCTCCCGTGCCTCACGGAGGAACGCCGCCTCGTCGGGGAACCGGAACGCTTCGAGCGTGGCGATGTCCGCGGTGTGGTGGTTCATCCCGGCGAGCGCGAGCGGTGTCGTGACTGACTCAGGCATGCAGGTACCTCTCGATCGCCAGTCCGCGTGCCCGGCCGTAGTCGGAGGCAAGCGCTTCCCAGACCTCATCGTCCGAGAGGATGCTCCAGAGGATGCGGGACCGCTCTGCCTGCACCGGTTCGGTCTCCCGGAGCATCGAGCGTATCTCGTCCTGCAGATCGATCATCCGGTCGAGATCCGCGTACTCCGCCTCGAGCCTCATGCGGAGGTACCGCGATACGGCAGGGCTCTTTCCGCGGGTGCTGATCGCGACCAGGTAACGGCTGCCCCGGACGACCGAAGGAACGATGACGTCGCCGGGCTCGCCTGCGGCGTTGTTGAAGAGGACGCCGGTCCCGGCGCATACTCTTCCGATACGGTCGTTGAGTGCCGGGTCCGGCGTCGCTGCTACCGCGAGGAACACGCCCTGCAGGAGGCTCCGGAGCGCCTCGTCCGGGAGTGCCGAGAGATCGGCCTCCTGCCGCCGGATCGCGAGTCCCTCAAGGCCCGGCGAGAAAGAACGGCTGATCACCGTCACTTCCGCCTCATGCTCAAAGTACGCAGCCTTCCGGGCACCGACATCGCCTCCGCCGAAGATGAGCACCCTCCTGCCCGTCAGGTCAAGCATGAGAGGGATCATTCGTTCTATAGTGTGGTGAACGGACTACATTAAGGTGTTGAAAAACCGGTTTCCCTTAAAACCCGCTGACATATGTTCCGGGGCCGGGATACTGGAACCGGTTCGCCCAAAGAAGGTTTTAATGGCAGGAAGATCCTTTTCTTCATGACTGATATGGCTGAAGAGATGTATGCATTCAGCAGGCTGGATGGTGCCCTCCAGCGCACCAAAAGCCTGCTCTGGCCCATAAATTGGGGCGTCTGGCTCCGCCTGGCCCTGATCGCGCTCTTTGTGGGAGGGGGCGTGAGTTTCCCGAACACCTCCGGGTACGACTTCGGAGAGGGCGACCTTCCGCCCGGCTTTGAGGGGGCCCTCCCGGGGATCGCGACAGTCGTCGTGGTGCTCATCCTCGTCGTCCTGGTGCTCGCCCTCCTCTGGTGGCTCGTCGGCGCGGCGATGCAGTTCGTCTTCGTCGATATGCTCCGGACAGGTGACATCCATATCAGACGTTTTCTCGGTGAGCGGTTTGGAAAAGGAGTGCGGCTCTTCCTCTTCCAGGTCGTCCTCACGCTGGTCCTGGTCCTCGCCATGGTGGCGCTCATCGCCATGGTCGTCGGCTTCGGGGGGCCGGGCGTCGGTGTTGCCGCGCCGCTCATGATCCTTGCGTTCATTCCGATCATCCTGGTCGCAGCCCTCCTCTTCGGGATCGTCTTCCTCCTGACCACCGACTTCGTCGTCCCGATCATGATCCATGAGGACTGCGGGGTCATCGAGGGCTGGCAGCGGCTTATCGGGTTGATATCGGCCAACTTCTGGCAGATCGTCGTCTACGTCGTCACCAGGCTCGTGCTTGGCCTGATTGCCGGAATCGTGCAGGCGATCCTGGTCATCCTTGCACTGGTTGTCATCGCGATACCGTTCGTGCTTATCGGGATCGTGCTCCTCGCCGCAGTCCAGGCGAACTATGTGCTGCTCCTGGTCCTCCTCATCCCCTACCTCGTCATCGCCATCCCGGTCGCGCTCCTGATCGCCGTACCGTTCGTCACGTTCTTCCGGTACTACGGGCTGCTGGTGCTGGAGGGGCTCGCCCCGGAGTATCGCCTCCTCCCTGAATAACTTTTTTTTCGGAAGGAGATGCCCTCCTCGGGAGCCCCGTGCCGATACGCGGCCCTCCCCGACCACAGCTCCCCTATCTCGGGCCAGACCGGGATCTCCTTGCCGGCCGGGCCCCATATGACGGAAAGACTCTTCCATTATGAAACCATGAACCACGATCAATATGGTTGACGGCGAGCCGCTGGTGATCCTTGCCCTGGCTCTGGGGCCGGGAGTCTTCTGGGCGTGGTACTTCTACCGCAGGGATAAATTCAATCCCGAGCCGGCGGCTCTGATCGTGAAGCTCTTCCTCCTCGGCGTCCTCGTCACGTTTCCCGTGGCCTTTGTCGAGGGATTCTTCGGCCTCTTCATCGTATCCCCGCTGATCATGGGCACTGTTGTCGCGCCCATCGTCGAGGAGTACGGCAAGTTCGCTGTCGTGCGCCGGTTCGCCTACCGGGACACCGAGTTCGACGAACCGATGGACGGTATCGTCTACGCCGCATCCGCCGCTCTCGGACTCGCATCGCTCGAAAACGTCCTCTACGTCTTTGCGGCATACGTGACGTCGCCGGCGCTCGCCCTCAGCACGATCGTCGTCCGTGCGATCTTCTCGGTCCCCGGGCATGCGCTCTTTGCCGGTGTCTGGGGCTACGCCCTCGGCCGGGCCAAGTTCGCGGCTCCCGAAGAGCGTTCGGGGATCGTCCTCCGGGGGCTTGCTCTCGGGATGGTGCTGCACGGTATCTTCAACTTCCTGCTCTTCTCCGCCGAGATAGTCGCATACGCCATGGCCGTCTTCATCCTGGTCCTGACGCCGGGGCTCTGGATACTGGCAAACCGCAACATCAGGAGCGCGCTCGACTACGGGAGACGGTAGGTGCGCGGCGGCGGTGCGATCGCCGTCCCGCGGGACAGTCATTCTCGCGGAATCCCCCCGGACACGAGAGCCTGCGGGGACGGCACCACCCGATCCGGGCCGCGATTCGATAGGCTTATTAGCCTGAAAATCTCATGTTGTAAGGCACACAGTGCGAAAGCACAGGCGTGCGCCGATAGTGTAGTGGTTATCACTAGGCGTTGCCAACGCCTAAACCCGGGTTCGAGTCCCGGTCGGCGCATCGGTCCACCATGTTTGGTGTGTTCTTTTTCCGTCGTTTCTCTTACAGTGACCACCCTCTCGCGGATGAGGGGCGTTTATCCCCGGAGATACGCTTACGGTGAGGTGCCCCGCCATCCCTGCGGGCCTGGAGATGGGGGTCCGGGCACCCCGACCTTGTGCTGCCGGGCATGAACCCCCCGGCGCTTATCGAACCATACCCTTATATTTCCCGCTCCGTATTATAGTCGAAAACGCAACTTGGAGAGAGTTGCGTCGTCTCAACCAGTGCCAGGCGCATCCGCCGGGAGAAGGGCGCGTCAGGCGGCATACCGGATCTATTGGGGGGCTGTCGTGGACTCGATCAGGATCGCAATTGTGGGCGTCGGGAACTGTGCCAGTTCGCTGCTTCAGGGGATCGAATACTACCGGGGGAGGAGCGAGGAGGATGCAACCGGGCTGATGCACTGGGACCTCGGCGGCTACCGGCCATCCGACATAGAAGTGGCCGCAGCGTTCGACATCGATGCGAGGAAAGTCGGAAAGGACGTCTCCGAAGCGATATTCTCCCCCCCGAACTGTACCACGACTTTCTGCCCGGAGATGCCGGGAACCGGCGTGACCGTCCGGATGGGGCGGGTGCTGGACGGTTTTCCCGAGCACATGCGGGGCTACAAGGAGGAGTGCAGGTTCGTACTCGCCGACGAGGAGGAAGCGTCGCGCGAGGACGTCGTCCGGGCGCTCGAGGACTCGGGTGCCGAGATGCTGCTCAACTACCTCCCCGTGGGCTCGGAGGAAGCCGCACGGTTCTATGCCGGGTGTGCGCTGGAGGCGGGCGTCGGTCTCATCAACAACATCCCGGTCTTCATCGC is a window from the Methanoculleus oceani genome containing:
- a CDS encoding carbonic anhydrase — translated: MIEKFLDGNKRFLEEDFAKDPEHYAPLASSQHPEVLWIGCSDSRVNPERITGAKAGQLFVQRNIGNIVPIHDWNFATVLEYAVKHLKVGDIVICGHSDCGAIKALDHESKDAYVPLWLNNAMEAKNRVDARIPAPKNPEEEKNRLRLIEIENVALQLEHLRTYPPVMAAEKEGRVKLHGLYFDLATGELTKIF
- the ilvD gene encoding dihydroxy-acid dehydratase, giving the protein MRSETVKKGYQRAPNRALLRSLGVTDREMDQPFIGIANAYNTIVPGHTHLRSLSQKVQEGVAAAGGVAFEFGTIGICDGIAMGHEGMRYSLPSRENIADAVELMVEAHRFDGLVCVGTCDKIVPGMLMAAVRCNVPTIVVTGGPMLPGYAAGRELSLIDVFEGVGRVAAGTMSEEELGELECAAMPGCGSCQGLYTANTMACVTEALGLSLPGCAAIPAVDAAKLRIARESGERAVDLVREGVRPRDIVTEASLANAIRVDMALGGSSNTVLHLMAVAGEAGVPLDLETFNAVAGATPHVCHMQPGGPHSMLALHRAGGIPAVLKMLERYLEDAPTVSGRSVLEIAKNARVADPDVIRTADAPVSPAGGLKIVRGSLAPDGAVVKCAAVPEAMWRHQGPARVFDGEDAAMEAILHREIAEGDVIVIRYEGPRGGPGMPEMLSPTSALMGLGYARVALVTDGRFSGGTRGPCIGHVAPEAAVGGPIGLVEDGDEIAVDLYAKSLDLLVDAATLEERRRAWKPPARRLTGVLARYVRTVEQANLGAVQR
- the cobA gene encoding uroporphyrinogen-III C-methyltransferase, encoding MTGKAYLVGSGPGGLGLMTIRAREVIDAADVILYDQLPGEEVLATLPRNAERIDCGKYGGSHTLEQHEIEALMVERVKAGKTVVRLKGGDPFLFGRGGEEIETLREHGIRVEVVPGVTSAIAVPEMVGIPVTHRRYASQVTFITGHEDPTKPESALDWEVLARLKGTLVILMGVKNLPAIAEALTAHGKDPATPVAIIERGLRPDQRVTVGTLADIAEKARAAGVCPPAVIVIGGVVELYEG
- the hemC gene encoding hydroxymethylbilane synthase; amino-acid sequence: MSLRIGTRGSALALAQTNKVVGMLADRGIEAEIVTITTEGDTATGVPLHAIGGQGVFVRALDDAILRGDIDAAVHSMKDIPAARPAGLTCCAVLERDSPADFLAHECPLDAVSVVGSSSTRRRAQLLRDAPALEVKQLRGNVDTRIRKLREGQYDAVVLAEAGLERLGLRLPGEPLPTDRFVPSPNQGTVAVVCRDDPAVAGTFAPLDHAPTRLDVEIERAVMEEVGGGCFTPQGIYCRDGNLIAEVLALDGSRWERIERHVATVGEAREWGRALRVQAAALIREAYTALGVKP
- the hemL gene encoding glutamate-1-semialdehyde 2,1-aminomutase encodes the protein MKSSDLFARAKTLMPGGVSSPVRAIKPYPFYTERAAGSHLATVDGADLIDCCLGYGPLILGHAHPDIREAIERQLEKGWLYGTPTPLELDLAGVITADHPAVDMVRFVSSGSEATMAAIRLARGYTEKQDIIKVEGGFHGAHDAVLVKAGSGATTLGVPDSAGVLVDLVAHTRQVPYNDPGALETLLAENDDVAAFILEPVMGNIGPVLPDDGYLTDVREITAAYDVLLILDEVITGYRVGIGGAEVLYGVKPDLATFGKIIGGGLPIGAFGGRREIMELIAPAGPVYQAGTFSGNPASLAAGYATLRHLHEHPEVYRRLDDATRAIGEVAADAGRGTFVRIGSLFKHFFRDEPPQDYREIKECDTEAFSRFWKGMLDAGIFLPPSQFETNFLSAAHTEQDIEQIAEAYGSCLFA
- the hemB gene encoding porphobilinogen synthase, which gives rise to MFPERRMRRMRRRIVQPLLRETELRKTDLIAPVFVDESINAPLSITSMPGQFRHPVDGVTGYCVRLWNAGIRAVILFGVPAAKDGEATEAYAADGVVQRAVRSIKERLPQMVVMTDVCACEYTDHGHCGIVGETADGPDLLNDPSLTLMAQIAVSHAESGADIVAPSCMLDGMVRSIREALDAAGYQDVPIMSYSSKFASALYGPFRDAADSGFSFGDRTTYQINPGNAREAVMESELDAAEGADILMVKPAGLYLDILTSIREFGLPVAAYQVSGEYAMIKAAAERGWLDERAVALESLTAIKRAGADLIITYFAEDAAGWLDEEQ
- the hemA gene encoding glutamyl-tRNA reductase gives rise to the protein MPESVTTPLALAGMNHHTADIATLEAFRFPDEAAFLREARERFRGVLLLQTCNRVEVLVQGDARSLEAFLQEQGRRDFMVIEGEAVPRHLLELAAGIDSLVVGEDQILGQLKTALATAEEAGVCSSVIGLCITKAVHVGVRIRRQTQINRGAVSVGSAAVTLAEKLLGTLRDRHILVVGSGEMGLLVAQALSARDLTAIYVANRTYERAVVLAEKIGGRAVNFSDLYRYIALSDVVISCTAAPHPVIRTEEIREVMEERLWPLDRHPRHLVLIDIAQPRDVEDGVRSIEGVHLFTIDDLRSINDAAMDSRRCEADRAREIIDEEVGHFIRLLRRTAADETLALLYTWAESIRARERDRALARLGETDDRTAEIVDDLTRALTKKLLSDVTTAIRASAECGDMTTAEALMRAITRGEPCSQKDE
- a CDS encoding precorrin-2 dehydrogenase/sirohydrochlorin ferrochelatase family protein: MIPLMLDLTGRRVLIFGGGDVGARKAAYFEHEAEVTVISRSFSPGLEGLAIRRQEADLSALPDEALRSLLQGVFLAVAATPDPALNDRIGRVCAGTGVLFNNAAGEPGDVIVPSVVRGSRYLVAISTRGKSPAVSRYLRMRLEAEYADLDRMIDLQDEIRSMLRETEPVQAERSRILWSILSDDEVWEALASDYGRARGLAIERYLHA